The genomic stretch GGAGAAGATATCGATGAACATCGCGAGCGCATCGGGGTTGGCGAAGACCTTGTCCTCCGTGTTGATCTGCGCGAGGCCCGAGATGGCGTGGCGACGCACGATCGGCATGATCTTCTTGTCGATGAACGTGATCACCTGCTGGAAGAGTTCGGTCTGCGTGAACTCGTAAAGGTCGAGTCGCTTCACCAATTCCTGCCGCGCGTGCATCACGATCTCGGACGCGATCGGCAACGCGCGGAGGCGGTCGTAGGTGCGGGCGTCCAGCTCGAGCGAACTCTGGTACTGGAGTTCCTTGATGATGTTCTGCTGGACTTCGAGCAGACCGCCTTGGGCGTTGATGAAGTGAAAGTGGAAGATCTCGCGCAGCGATTGGAGCGCGTCGTAGGTCTTCTCCTTGAACACCCGGTAACGATGCCGCGCGGCCTCCTCGCTCAGGTCGGTGGCACGCTCCTCCCAGAGTTCACCCACTCCGCTGCGGCGCACCTCTTCGTTGTGGTCGGCGACCTCGCGGCCCCGCTTGATCTGGCGGGCAACGCTCTCGCGCTCGTCGACGAAGAGCACCATGATGTGAAACACCGGTTGCCGAAAATGCGGCGCGTGCGGGGTCTCGTAGAACTCGCGCCGGAGTTGATTCATCCGGTCGAAGAGCAGCTTCAGACACTCGACCTGCACCTTGGTGCGGGGAAAACCGTCGAGGATCGCGCCGTCGGCGAAGTCGGGTTTCAGCAATTCACGCAACAAGATCTCCACCACCTCGCGGTCGCCGACCATGCCGCCCGCGTCCTTGATCCGTTTCGCCTCGGGACTGTCGAGCAACGCGCTCACGACGATCGGCTGACACGTGAGACCGCGCACCTTCATGATGAACGGCGTGTTCGTGCCTTTGCCGGCGCCCGGCGCACCACCAAGGAGGATCAGCTCCTTGGGAAAACGCAGCCGTTCGCGGCCGAACTCGGCCTCGAGCCGGTTCCACACGCGGTTGAAGATCAGTTGCGCGTCCTTGACCTCGAGGTCGAGCACGCCGCGGCGCTCGGGCACGGGAGGTGTCATGAGAGGGGATTCCGATTCATCGCAGGGGATGGCCGGGACGCTCCCGTAACACTCGATGTGGAGCAACCCAGATCGTCCGGTCGAGAGCCGGCACGTTCGATCGCGATAGGACGAGCCGGCGGCGCGATGCCGACCGCGCGAGCACGTGGCAACCGTTCAGCGAGCGATGTCGGCTTGGCTCAGCACGCGCAACCCCGCTCCACGCAGAGCTTGGGCCGCGAGGTCGGGCGCCTCGACGTTCATGACGAGAGCCGCCTTCGACATCGGCCGCGAAATGAACGGGTAGATGTAGTGGAGGTTCACCTCGGCCGCGAGCAAGACGGCGAGGATGCGCTTGAGGTCGGCCTCGGAATCGATCTCCACCGCGAGCAGGTCGCTCTCGTTGTAAGGGAATCCATGCTCCTGAAACACCGCCCGCGCTCCGTCGGGGTCGTCGACGACGACGCGCACGATGGCGCTGTCGGTGGTCTCCATCGTCGACAACGCGATGACGTGGATGTCGTGACAACCGAGGAGGTCGATGAACTGCTTGAGTCGGCCGATCTTGTTCTCGGCGAAGACGGAGAACTGCTTCACCGGTTCGTGTTCGGGTGCCTGAGTCGTGAGCGGATCCGTGTCCATGCGGGAGCGCTCTTTGCCGAGATCGGACGCAAGGGTCAAATCCGGCGTGGAGGGACGATCGCGCGTCCCCTTGCACCGCGCGGTCTCCGACTTCGGCTCACAGCACGCGCGAAAAGTGGTGCGAGCTGATGTCGAATCGTTTCGCGAGATAGAGCCGATGCGCGTCGTGCCGGTGCACGCCGGAGTCGAGATGAACTGCATCGCAGCCCTGCCGTTTCGCTTCAACGAACAACCACTCCAGCATCCGTCCACCGTGTCCGGCTCTCCGTGCGCTCGCGCACGTCGAGAGGTCGTCGACGTAGAGGATGCGCCCCCACGCCAGGTACGACGCGCAACGGTAGCCAGCGACGCACACCACCGCACCGTCGACCGCGATCGCCGCGAGTCGGTACCCCGACTCGGCCTGCTGCGCCCGCACGCGAGCCACGAACGACTCGCGCACGAGATGCGGACGCAACTCCGCCATGCACGGGAAACAACGCAGGATGTCCTCGTCGCTTTCGGAAACGAACACGGAGGCAGGAGTCGGAGTGGTTTCGGTCTTCATGGCGGACGAGTTCGAAGTGCCGACGGGATTGTGAAAGGAATCCGTGGCGAAAGCGCTCAATCCAACCCGCAGGCGCGCCGGGCGCGGCGCAGCACGGTCGAGGCGAGGTCACGGGCCTTGGCGGCACCGTCGCGTAGGACGCCGTCCACGTAGTCGGGCGCGGCCACGAGTTCCGCACGGCGCGCACGCGCCGCGGCGAAATGCTCCCAATACGCTTCGAAGAGTTTCTTCTTCAGGTCGCCGTAGCCGAGACCCCCGGCGCGGAGCCGTTCCTCGTAGTCGCGAGCCGTGTCGGCCGGCGCGACGAGCTTGAGGAGCTGCACCGCGAGATTGCGGTCGGCATCCGGCTTCGGCTCCTGCGGCGTGCGGCTGTCCATCACGATGCCCATGATCTTCTTCCGCACCGCCTTCTCCTCGGCGAAGATCTCGATCGTGTTGCCGTAGCTCTTGCTCATCTTCTGGCCGTCGAGCCCGGGCACGGTGGCGACCTCCTCGCGGATCTCCGGCTCGGGGATCACGAAGGTTTCGCCGTAGGCGAGGTTGAACTTCACCGCCACGTCGCGCGTGACCTCCACGTGCTGCTTCTGGTCGCGACCGACGGGCACGAGGTTGGAGTCGTAGATGAGGATGTCCGCCGCCATCAGCACCGGATAGGAAAACAACCCGTGCGTCGCCGCGAGGCCGCGCGCGGTCTTGTCCTTGTAGCTGTGGCAACGCTCCAGCAGGCCCATCGGCGTGACGGTCGAGAGCAGCCACGTCAGCTCGGTCACCTCCGGAACGGCCGACTGCTTGAAGAAGACCGTGCGCGCCGGATCGAGACCGCAGGCGAGGAAGTCGAGCGCCACGTCGCGAGTGTTGCGCCGCAGCACGTCCGGATCGCTCAGCGAGGTGAGCGAATGGTAGTCGGCGATGAAGTAGAACGCGTCGCCGCGCTCCTGCAGTTCGATGGCCGGCCGCATCATCCCGAAGTAGTTGCCGAGATGAAGCGCGCCGGAGGGCTGAATGCCGGAAAGGATGCGCATGGAAGGGAGTTTCGAGAATCGGGGACGTTACAGGACGCCGCGGTCGAGAGAGCCGGGGAAACGCAGCCTCAATCCCGACGCGGGAAGAACTGCGGCGCGCTCGACCTGACCTTGGCGATCGTGTTCGCCGGTGCGACGCCCGCAAAAGGCGTGAGCGGAAAGACGACCGCACGTCGCCCGAGAATCGCGCCGGGCTGGAGCACGGCGTTGCAGCCTGCCTCGGCCGCGTCGCCGAGCATGGCGCCGAGCTTGCGCATGCCCGTGTCGACGACCGCACCGTCGGTCATGCGGATGGTCACGGGCTTCTGGTCGAGCCGGAGATTGGAACAGATCACGCCTGCGCCGAGGTGCGACTTGTTGCCGAGGATCGAGTCGCCCACGTAGCTGAAATGCGGCACCTGCACGCCGTCCATGAGGAGCGAGTTCTTGAACTCGCACGAGTTCCCCAGCACGCACCCGGCGCCGACGATCACGTTGCCCCGGATGAACGCTCCCGGACGGATCTCCGTGCCCGGTCCGATCCAAGCCGGACCTTGAATCGTGCACGTGTGCGGCAGCTTCACGCTCGCGTGAAGAAACACCGCCCCCTCGATCGCGACCCCGGCCGGGATCGGCAAAGACGCATCGGGCACGAGCTCCAGCCCCGCCAACGCCGCACCGATGCGCCCCACCCACGCCCAAGGTGCCGCCTCCGGCGCGAAGTGTTCCGCGAAACGCGCGAGGCTCGGAGGAAGTTGAAAGAGTTCGGCGGCCTGCATGACGAGAAGATCAGCCGCCGACCCTTCCCGCTCCCCCGCCCGACCTCAAGCCGGGAGTGCGGCGGGCGCGATCGAACGCGTCGACGACGAAACTCCCGACCCGCCTCCGACCATTGCCCTTCCCCCTTCCTCGACACCCGCGCTTCGCCAACCGGTCGACCTTACGACGAACAGACGCGGTTTCGAAACGCCGCTTGCGATGCGGACGACGACGCACCAAATTCCGCGGCGCTTTCCGGAAGCATCCCGTCCGCGGAAATGGGCGCAGCCCACCGGTGGTTGGATTCACTCGTCAACCTGTCTTCCTGCCCGTCATCGCGGACTTCGGGCGCATGCTTAGGAGGAAAGGTCATGACCACCGTATCCCGAACGCTGCCTGCACAGCCGCATCTCGATGTCCCTAGACGCGAAGCACGTGCGCTGATCGAAGCTTGGCGCGCCGGAGCGACCGACGCACTCGAGCGCGTGCGTGCGCGCCACCCGCGCTTTCGGAACCGAAACGACATCGGAGGCAACGCCGTGCCCGACGTCTTCAAGCTCGCGGATGCGCAACTCGTAGTCGCCCGCGAATATGGATTCGCCGGTTGGACCGAGTTGAAGCGTCGGATCGAATCGAATTCGCCGGCGCTCGCTCTTCGCCATGCAATCGAAGCGAGCGATCGTGATTCCGTGGTGCGGCTGCTTCGCGCGCACCCCGACCTGCGCGACGTGCCACTATGGAGCGGGAACTGGGGTCCGCCGATGAGCCATGCCGCCAACCTCGGCCATCTCGAGATCGTGG from Opitutales bacterium ASA1 encodes the following:
- a CDS encoding nucleoside monophosphate kinase — protein: MLHIECYGSVPAIPCDESESPLMTPPVPERRGVLDLEVKDAQLIFNRVWNRLEAEFGRERLRFPKELILLGGAPGAGKGTNTPFIMKVRGLTCQPIVVSALLDSPEAKRIKDAGGMVGDREVVEILLRELLKPDFADGAILDGFPRTKVQVECLKLLFDRMNQLRREFYETPHAPHFRQPVFHIMVLFVDERESVARQIKRGREVADHNEEVRRSGVGELWEERATDLSEEAARHRYRVFKEKTYDALQSLREIFHFHFINAQGGLLEVQQNIIKELQYQSSLELDARTYDRLRALPIASEIVMHARQELVKRLDLYEFTQTELFQQVITFIDKKIMPIVRRHAISGLAQINTEDKVFANPDALAMFIDIFSERGYHAVVDVHRVEIPDSVDLETGRITCRVKKVYRLQIRFEGSEIRRGA
- a CDS encoding ACT domain-containing protein; protein product: MDTDPLTTQAPEHEPVKQFSVFAENKIGRLKQFIDLLGCHDIHVIALSTMETTDSAIVRVVVDDPDGARAVFQEHGFPYNESDLLAVEIDSEADLKRILAVLLAAEVNLHYIYPFISRPMSKAALVMNVEAPDLAAQALRGAGLRVLSQADIAR
- a CDS encoding GNAT family N-acetyltransferase, producing the protein MSAFATDSFHNPVGTSNSSAMKTETTPTPASVFVSESDEDILRCFPCMAELRPHLVRESFVARVRAQQAESGYRLAAIAVDGAVVCVAGYRCASYLAWGRILYVDDLSTCASARRAGHGGRMLEWLFVEAKRQGCDAVHLDSGVHRHDAHRLYLAKRFDISSHHFSRVL
- the trpS gene encoding tryptophan--tRNA ligase codes for the protein MRILSGIQPSGALHLGNYFGMMRPAIELQERGDAFYFIADYHSLTSLSDPDVLRRNTRDVALDFLACGLDPARTVFFKQSAVPEVTELTWLLSTVTPMGLLERCHSYKDKTARGLAATHGLFSYPVLMAADILIYDSNLVPVGRDQKQHVEVTRDVAVKFNLAYGETFVIPEPEIREEVATVPGLDGQKMSKSYGNTIEIFAEEKAVRKKIMGIVMDSRTPQEPKPDADRNLAVQLLKLVAPADTARDYEERLRAGGLGYGDLKKKLFEAYWEHFAAARARRAELVAAPDYVDGVLRDGAAKARDLASTVLRRARRACGLD
- a CDS encoding glucose-1-phosphate thymidylyltransferase, coding for MQAAELFQLPPSLARFAEHFAPEAAPWAWVGRIGAALAGLELVPDASLPIPAGVAIEGAVFLHASVKLPHTCTIQGPAWIGPGTEIRPGAFIRGNVIVGAGCVLGNSCEFKNSLLMDGVQVPHFSYVGDSILGNKSHLGAGVICSNLRLDQKPVTIRMTDGAVVDTGMRKLGAMLGDAAEAGCNAVLQPGAILGRRAVVFPLTPFAGVAPANTIAKVRSSAPQFFPRRD